A single region of the Hyphomonas adhaerens MHS-3 genome encodes:
- a CDS encoding gamma-glutamyltransferase family protein → MKFARPLAVSGTVTCLFLAACATSASAPQLTYGVVSSASPEATAAGVEILERGGNAIDAAAAVQFALGVTEPAMSGLGGQTQIVLQKPGEPAIVINGTSFAPAGIPDVVAEQDLKTSYSATTVPSTVKVMDFAMRNYGSGNVSWADTLAPAIRYADAGFVIGSFRARVYSRHETDVRANQTVARLFLNPDGTLPQLGDVLRQPVLAATLRRLAEAGADDFYTGEIAAKIAEDMAANGGWITLEDLASTPDPVVMAPLTTSYRGFEVSTLPPPAGGWVVLQALNLLEQTQAEDLDEADATRAAALLVALDIAHTSRAENPELDLVSFGADMSHRIDKATAVALLEDRDHGETTHFSVVDKDGMAVSVTSSIDSYFGSRAASPELGFLYNNYMQTFELAPGETFSLASHAMPYSSMSTSIVSKDGQPVLVLGSPGSARIISAVTQVISHWVDVDEGIETAVAAPRVHVVIDRKDGRDNAYVEQMVEGLDVDALGFDLANPQTDLIQNGLNAYFGGVHAIALEEGGWRGAADPRRDGTVGYAGDR, encoded by the coding sequence ATGAAGTTTGCCCGCCCCCTCGCTGTCTCCGGTACGGTCACGTGCCTGTTCCTTGCGGCGTGTGCCACCTCCGCGTCTGCTCCACAGCTCACCTATGGGGTCGTTTCGTCGGCCTCGCCCGAGGCGACCGCTGCTGGCGTGGAAATCCTTGAGCGCGGTGGCAACGCAATCGATGCCGCCGCAGCGGTCCAGTTTGCGCTGGGCGTGACCGAACCGGCAATGTCCGGCCTTGGCGGGCAGACTCAGATCGTGCTTCAGAAACCGGGCGAGCCGGCCATCGTCATCAACGGAACGTCATTTGCCCCTGCCGGTATTCCGGACGTGGTTGCGGAACAGGATCTCAAGACCAGCTATTCCGCGACAACCGTTCCGTCCACGGTGAAAGTCATGGACTTCGCCATGCGCAATTATGGCAGCGGAAACGTTTCCTGGGCAGACACGCTGGCGCCAGCCATCCGGTATGCAGATGCTGGTTTCGTCATCGGTTCATTCCGGGCGCGGGTCTATTCACGCCACGAGACTGACGTGCGCGCCAATCAGACGGTCGCCCGGCTTTTTCTCAATCCGGATGGTACCCTGCCACAGCTCGGAGATGTCTTGCGCCAACCTGTCCTTGCCGCGACGCTCCGGCGCCTCGCTGAGGCCGGCGCAGACGACTTCTATACCGGCGAGATCGCCGCAAAGATCGCGGAAGACATGGCGGCCAATGGCGGATGGATCACGCTGGAAGACCTTGCCAGTACGCCAGATCCGGTCGTGATGGCGCCGCTGACAACCTCCTATCGTGGTTTTGAAGTTTCCACGCTTCCGCCGCCAGCTGGTGGCTGGGTTGTGCTACAGGCCTTGAATCTTCTGGAGCAGACGCAGGCTGAAGACCTGGATGAGGCAGATGCGACCCGCGCCGCGGCGCTCCTGGTCGCGCTCGATATTGCGCACACCTCCCGCGCGGAAAATCCTGAACTTGACCTTGTGTCTTTCGGCGCGGACATGTCCCACCGTATCGACAAGGCGACAGCCGTGGCTCTTCTAGAAGACCGGGATCATGGCGAGACAACCCACTTCTCCGTTGTGGACAAGGACGGTATGGCGGTCTCCGTCACATCGAGCATCGATTCCTATTTTGGCTCTCGCGCGGCCAGCCCGGAACTTGGGTTCCTTTACAACAACTACATGCAGACATTTGAGCTGGCACCGGGCGAGACCTTCTCTCTCGCGTCGCATGCCATGCCGTATTCTTCCATGAGTACCAGCATTGTCTCAAAGGACGGTCAGCCCGTTCTGGTCCTGGGCAGCCCCGGCAGTGCACGGATCATTTCAGCTGTGACCCAGGTGATCAGCCACTGGGTGGATGTCGATGAAGGCATCGAGACGGCGGTCGCAGCCCCGCGCGTTCACGTTGTGATCGACCGCAAGGATGGGCGCGACAATGCCTATGTCGAGCAGATGGTGGAAGGCCTGGATGTCGATGCTCTGGGGTTCGACCTTGCCAATCCTCAGACAGACCTCATTCAGAACGGCCTGAACGCATATTTCGGCGGTGTCCACGCCATCGCGCTGGAAGAGGGCGGCTGGCGCGGCGCTGCTGACCCGCGCCGGGACGGGACTGTTGGATACGCAGGCGACAGGTAG
- a CDS encoding HlyD family secretion protein gives MSANKRPEDAQPNKPAEKAEAGDFVSLGDAMEAAGRDKRKYPRYSAPLTIEINGHAYPALDWSLSGFRIGEVRQLALAGEKVRATVSVQISDFEFKFETHAELLRLYPEKREAAFTFSGLTPEEVRALGFISSAHLSGKLKNVDGVLRNVSAGASSATSEEEVDHVLRIGRRKVFVRRGIFALLAVLALLSARASILAMTSVSSVAAWVDTQLIEISAPEPSVVKNILADEGTQVTPGETIATLSNRPLEAELADAEANKRVMEVRLEGLHAILDGRSGMLETESSQAVRALRKAQARRDELQQSLSAAMAEVEKLRSVSTPGLVPLSTRTNAEQAVAEITERIGQAERDVEDARSRLSAARSGYFTGNARATGYEPATLQVTIRETEQEIAAAEVKIDGLRSRLDELSVVSPCNCRVSEIILQPGERVTAHEPLMRLEAIGETRMVSAFVTHAGARRLKVGQRVSVRLADGRRDQNATIADISTTIQLSSENKLYSRDLNPERYAQLSIRLSEEYADAPGAAVETTIHRPLLRWLAEIFRF, from the coding sequence ATGAGCGCAAACAAACGCCCCGAAGACGCACAACCGAACAAGCCTGCCGAAAAGGCAGAGGCGGGAGACTTCGTATCGCTTGGAGATGCGATGGAGGCAGCCGGGCGCGATAAACGCAAGTATCCGCGCTATTCCGCGCCTCTGACCATAGAGATCAACGGTCACGCCTATCCGGCTCTTGATTGGTCTCTCAGCGGTTTCAGGATCGGCGAAGTGCGTCAACTTGCGCTGGCAGGAGAGAAGGTCCGGGCGACGGTCTCTGTCCAAATCTCGGATTTCGAATTCAAGTTTGAGACGCATGCAGAGCTTCTGAGGCTTTATCCGGAGAAGCGGGAAGCTGCCTTCACATTCTCGGGTCTGACTCCTGAAGAGGTGCGTGCACTGGGGTTCATTTCCAGCGCACATTTGTCGGGTAAACTCAAAAACGTCGATGGTGTGCTCCGCAATGTCAGCGCAGGCGCATCATCTGCGACCAGCGAGGAAGAGGTCGACCACGTCCTTCGGATCGGCCGGCGCAAGGTATTTGTCCGACGGGGCATCTTCGCGCTTCTGGCGGTGCTGGCCTTGTTGAGTGCCAGAGCCTCGATCCTGGCCATGACAAGCGTCAGCAGTGTTGCCGCATGGGTGGACACGCAGCTGATCGAGATCAGTGCGCCGGAGCCATCGGTCGTGAAGAATATCCTTGCCGACGAAGGCACACAGGTGACGCCGGGCGAAACGATCGCGACCTTGTCAAACCGGCCACTCGAAGCTGAGCTTGCAGACGCCGAAGCCAACAAACGTGTCATGGAGGTTCGGCTGGAGGGTCTGCATGCTATCCTCGACGGCCGTAGCGGCATGTTGGAAACGGAATCGTCGCAGGCGGTCCGAGCCCTCCGGAAGGCACAAGCTCGCCGGGATGAATTGCAGCAATCACTCTCGGCAGCCATGGCCGAGGTGGAAAAGCTGAGGTCGGTCTCCACACCCGGTCTGGTCCCCCTCAGCACCCGTACAAATGCGGAACAGGCAGTAGCGGAGATTACCGAGCGTATCGGTCAGGCTGAACGCGATGTTGAAGATGCACGGTCGCGACTCAGTGCAGCGCGGTCGGGCTACTTCACCGGCAATGCCAGAGCAACGGGATATGAACCGGCGACCCTGCAGGTGACCATTCGCGAAACCGAACAGGAAATTGCCGCAGCCGAGGTCAAAATTGACGGGCTCAGAAGCCGGCTCGATGAGCTGTCAGTCGTCAGCCCCTGTAATTGCCGTGTGTCTGAAATCATCCTCCAGCCGGGTGAGCGTGTGACGGCGCACGAGCCGCTCATGCGCCTTGAGGCGATCGGAGAAACGCGCATGGTCTCGGCGTTTGTGACCCATGCAGGTGCAAGACGCCTGAAGGTCGGCCAGCGCGTCAGCGTGAGGCTGGCCGATGGCCGGCGGGACCAGAACGCGACGATCGCCGATATCAGCACGACGATCCAGCTATCGAGCGAAAACAAGCTTTACAGCCGGGACCTCAACCCTGAGCGATATGCCCAGCTGAGCATCCGGCTGTCGGAGGAATATGCCGATGCGCCCGGCGCGGCCGTTGAAACAACGATCCACCGGCCCCTGCTTCGCTGGCTGGCCGAGATTTTCCGCTTCTAG
- a CDS encoding glycosyltransferase, producing MRSEATSLPAPWSDATGWLADGVKRAGNEVRRLYVAFATYSLSWSVYVTAFLFLLAVTLSQSPVHGIDHIVWPLGFIATWRYGWQLTHFLRAEHYRNKVFPRLRRQATTVAADPSTLPEHVGVVVTSYQMSASENFGVYSSLFQELAAYGVPATVVASVTDDGDARLIHQIFNEAKLPGHIDLITQLQAGTGKRDAMAAALRALQRSNETGEGIVVLMDGDTVVTPGLMEKTCPFFTMMPDLAALTVNNAAEVRGGALAQTWYAMRFALRNLYMSSLSLSRRVLCLTGRFSVFRASVALDTAFVDRLQLDILNHWRLGKLPMLTGDDKSTWYHCLKDGWAMIYLPDTYVSCMEELPKGGFLNASAQLMQRWFGNMLRNSDRAIALGPRRMGLFTWWCLVDQRLSMWTSLTGPIFLAFFLLQGQWVALPAYLSIVLATRFIQTVNVAHQGGLASPFVPLLLLHQQFVGSFIKIQVLFHLDRQKWTRQNIDSGTAAVHQLRTSIHGDWLKGLVITIFICSMITFAAIAART from the coding sequence ATGCGTTCAGAGGCAACTTCCCTTCCTGCGCCATGGAGTGACGCAACAGGGTGGCTGGCCGACGGTGTCAAACGGGCGGGCAATGAAGTCCGGCGCCTTTATGTGGCGTTTGCAACGTATTCCCTGAGTTGGTCCGTTTACGTCACAGCATTCCTGTTCCTGCTTGCCGTGACCCTGTCGCAATCGCCCGTGCACGGGATAGATCATATCGTCTGGCCACTGGGATTCATCGCAACCTGGCGATATGGCTGGCAGCTGACACATTTTTTGCGGGCGGAGCACTACAGGAACAAGGTCTTTCCCCGATTACGCCGGCAGGCCACGACGGTCGCTGCCGATCCCTCGACACTGCCGGAACATGTCGGTGTCGTTGTGACCTCCTATCAGATGTCGGCGTCGGAAAATTTTGGCGTCTACTCTTCCCTGTTTCAGGAACTTGCCGCCTACGGTGTGCCGGCCACAGTGGTGGCCTCGGTGACCGATGACGGAGATGCCCGCCTCATCCACCAGATCTTCAACGAGGCAAAGCTGCCGGGACATATCGATCTCATCACCCAGCTCCAGGCCGGAACCGGGAAGCGCGACGCAATGGCTGCTGCGCTGCGAGCCCTGCAGCGCAGCAATGAAACCGGCGAAGGCATCGTCGTCCTCATGGATGGCGATACCGTCGTCACACCCGGCCTGATGGAGAAGACCTGTCCCTTCTTCACCATGATGCCGGACCTGGCTGCCCTCACGGTCAACAACGCGGCTGAAGTACGTGGCGGCGCCCTGGCGCAGACCTGGTACGCCATGCGATTTGCGCTGCGAAATCTGTATATGAGTTCGCTGAGCCTCTCCCGCCGGGTTCTGTGCCTGACCGGGCGGTTCTCGGTCTTCCGCGCAAGTGTCGCACTGGACACAGCATTTGTGGACCGCCTGCAGCTGGACATTCTGAACCATTGGCGGCTTGGGAAACTCCCGATGCTGACGGGTGATGACAAGTCGACCTGGTATCATTGCCTCAAGGACGGATGGGCAATGATCTACCTGCCCGACACCTATGTCAGTTGCATGGAAGAATTGCCGAAAGGCGGCTTCCTGAATGCATCCGCTCAGCTGATGCAGCGCTGGTTCGGCAACATGCTCCGCAATTCCGACCGGGCGATCGCGCTGGGACCCCGGCGTATGGGGCTGTTTACCTGGTGGTGCCTCGTGGACCAGCGCCTCAGCATGTGGACCAGCCTGACCGGCCCGATCTTCCTCGCCTTCTTTTTGCTGCAGGGCCAATGGGTCGCACTTCCGGCTTATCTGTCCATCGTGCTGGCGACGCGGTTCATCCAGACCGTCAATGTCGCGCACCAGGGCGGCCTTGCTTCACCGTTCGTGCCTTTGCTCCTTTTGCATCAGCAATTCGTGGGCTCGTTCATCAAGATCCAGGTCTTGTTCCATCTCGATCGGCAGAAATGGACACGACAGAATATCGATTCAGGCACCGCGGCCGTCCACCAGTTGCGGACATCGATTCATGGAGACTGGCTCAAGGGCCTGGTTATTACGATCTTCATTTGTTCAATGATAACTTTTGCAGCCATCGCCGCCAGAACCTGA
- a CDS encoding efflux transporter outer membrane subunit, giving the protein MRSNALLATALGTLMLAGCVNLAPAYQAGDLPVPADLPGATPDAAPAAPLLWNDVVTSPALKQVIGIALEQNRDLRATAANVRAARANLLVSRSALWPAVGASASAQTGDTFDEGTTGANRFDDSTYGQIGVSAWELDFFGRIRNLNDAALQAYLASEEGERAAKISLAGTVAETWMQLAADHELLKLANRTAESQTESLDLTRELFAAGTASELDVRRASASVARAQAQAAQYEAAVRRDVNALQLLVGAPLPTAILGEVSLLPAPVALNLPVGQSSLVLLERPDVRAAEARLRASNANIGAARAAYFPSISLTGGVGAASGSLDDLFNGDGSTGWTFTPAIDLPIFDFDRRRGNLDAARADADAALATYQSTIQQAFREVADAAAIADTIDRRLNALQQLAEDTQVTFELSGERFKSGLDGYLTVLDAQREYYSAQQQLIQANLENSLNSIALYKALGTWSEE; this is encoded by the coding sequence ATGAGATCCAACGCACTCCTCGCAACCGCCCTGGGCACATTGATGCTGGCCGGCTGCGTCAATCTTGCGCCCGCGTACCAGGCGGGTGATCTGCCTGTTCCGGCCGATCTGCCTGGCGCCACACCTGATGCGGCACCCGCCGCGCCCCTCCTGTGGAACGACGTGGTCACCTCGCCTGCCCTGAAGCAGGTCATCGGCATTGCGCTGGAACAGAACCGCGACCTGCGCGCCACCGCCGCCAATGTGCGTGCGGCACGGGCAAACCTGCTCGTCTCCCGCTCCGCGCTCTGGCCTGCCGTGGGGGCCAGCGCCAGTGCACAAACCGGCGACACGTTCGACGAAGGCACAACTGGCGCAAATCGCTTCGATGACAGCACCTACGGTCAGATCGGCGTCTCCGCATGGGAGCTGGATTTCTTTGGCCGGATTCGCAACCTCAACGACGCGGCCCTTCAGGCATATCTTGCGAGCGAAGAAGGCGAGCGTGCCGCAAAGATTTCCCTCGCCGGAACGGTCGCCGAAACCTGGATGCAGCTGGCTGCCGACCATGAACTCCTGAAACTCGCCAATCGCACGGCGGAGAGCCAGACCGAAAGTCTCGATCTGACGCGGGAATTGTTTGCAGCCGGAACCGCCAGCGAACTGGATGTGCGCCGCGCCTCCGCATCCGTTGCGCGGGCACAGGCGCAGGCGGCCCAGTATGAGGCGGCGGTACGCCGGGACGTCAACGCCCTGCAATTGCTTGTTGGCGCTCCGCTGCCCACTGCGATTCTGGGCGAGGTCAGCCTCCTCCCTGCCCCGGTCGCGCTGAACCTGCCCGTCGGCCAGTCTTCTCTTGTCCTGCTGGAAAGACCGGACGTGCGCGCCGCGGAAGCCCGCCTGCGAGCGTCCAATGCAAATATCGGCGCCGCCCGGGCTGCCTATTTCCCAAGCATTTCATTGACGGGAGGTGTCGGTGCAGCCAGCGGCTCACTCGATGACCTTTTCAATGGCGACGGATCGACCGGATGGACCTTCACACCCGCCATCGACCTGCCGATTTTTGACTTTGACCGGCGGCGCGGAAATCTGGACGCCGCCCGCGCAGATGCCGATGCCGCCCTTGCGACTTATCAGAGTACGATCCAGCAGGCTTTCCGGGAAGTCGCCGATGCTGCTGCGATTGCCGACACGATTGACCGGCGCCTGAATGCCCTCCAACAGCTTGCGGAGGATACGCAGGTCACGTTTGAGCTGTCCGGAGAACGGTTCAAATCCGGTCTTGATGGATACCTGACGGTCCTCGATGCCCAGCGTGAATACTATAGCGCCCAGCAACAGCTGATCCAGGCGAATCTCGAAAACAGTCTGAACAGCATCGCCCTCTACAAAGCACTGGGCACCTGGAGCGAAGAATAA
- a CDS encoding efflux RND transporter permease subunit, protein MAKFFIDRPVFAWVIAILIMLAGGLALRTLPVAQYPDVAPTTISVMANYPGASAQAVENSVTQIIEQQMTGLDGLDYVNSTSSSDGSASLTLAFRPGTNPDIAQVQVQNKLSLATPFLPEQVQRQGVTVSKASTGFLLITSLYSPGGTFDQTDLGDYVRSNMYDTISRLDGVGSVTAFGSPYAIRVWLKPEKLVEYNLMPGDVVQAIRDQNAQISSGALGGAPSVEGQEINVTITLQSLLSSPEQFRNLLLRTTPEGGSVRLDDVADIELGAENYAFISRFNGYPATGFAVSLATGANALDTAERVKSAVEAMSGNFPEDMEYAFPVDTTPFIETSIHEVQKTLFEAIGLVFIVIFVFLQSFRASFIPLIAVPVVLLGTFAVLLIMGMSINTLTMFAMVLAIGLLVDDAIVVVENVERVMSQDKLPPREATVRSMEQITGALVGIAVVLSAVFIPMAFFPGSAGVIYRQFSVTIVSAMTLSVLVAIILSPALCATILKPSHGEAHPLMAAPARIFNNGFDKLSQAYEAVVTRALRRKSVMLVGFTAIIILTGFAFIRLPASFLPDEDQGSYFTLAQLPANASLERTADVMQEVVDYYQTNEGDNVRGIFALAGFSFAGQGQNNGIAFAALKDWSERPGKENSVQAIVGRAMGALSQIEEAQVFAISPPAIRELGNSSGFDMFLQNDGRYTHEEFMNIRNQLLGMASQDPRLTGVRPNGLEDGPQFNIDLDYQKAQALGVSISDATNLLSVAFGGTYVNDFIDRGRIKRVYVQGAAEDRMQPDDVSDWFVRTNTGQMAPLGEIASTNWTYGPPQLQRFDGVPAFNIQGSAAPGQSSGVAMVAMEELVSKLPEGIGYAWSGLSRQERESGNQAMALYGISVLFVFLCLAALYESWTVPISVLLVAPLGVAGAVAGASFAGLSNDVFFQVGLLTTVGLASKNAILIIEFARSLEQQGKELVEASIEAVRLRIRPVLMTSFAFGFGVLPLALSTGAGAAGRNAIGIIVLGGVIAAMTFSLLFAPVFYVIVRKLTNRFSGPDKQAETPA, encoded by the coding sequence ATGGCAAAGTTCTTCATCGACCGCCCGGTCTTCGCCTGGGTGATCGCGATCCTTATCATGCTTGCGGGTGGGCTCGCTCTCCGCACGCTGCCGGTCGCACAGTATCCCGACGTCGCGCCAACGACGATCAGTGTCATGGCGAACTATCCCGGTGCCTCCGCACAAGCGGTAGAAAACTCCGTTACTCAGATCATTGAGCAGCAAATGACCGGGCTGGACGGGCTGGACTATGTCAACTCGACATCCAGCTCTGATGGATCTGCGTCCCTTACGCTTGCTTTTCGTCCGGGCACGAACCCGGACATCGCCCAAGTGCAGGTGCAGAACAAGCTGTCGCTGGCGACCCCCTTCCTGCCGGAACAGGTACAGCGGCAAGGTGTGACGGTCAGCAAGGCCAGCACTGGCTTCCTCCTGATTACGTCCCTTTATTCCCCGGGCGGAACATTCGACCAGACGGACCTTGGCGATTATGTCCGCTCCAACATGTATGACACGATCAGCCGTCTGGACGGCGTCGGCAGTGTCACGGCATTCGGCTCACCCTATGCAATCCGCGTCTGGCTGAAGCCAGAAAAACTCGTCGAATACAATCTGATGCCGGGCGACGTGGTGCAGGCGATCCGTGACCAGAACGCACAGATCTCATCTGGCGCACTCGGCGGAGCCCCTTCGGTCGAAGGGCAGGAGATCAATGTCACCATTACCCTGCAATCCCTCCTCTCCTCACCAGAGCAGTTCAGGAACCTTCTCCTGCGAACAACACCGGAAGGTGGGTCTGTCCGGCTGGACGATGTCGCCGATATCGAACTGGGGGCGGAAAATTATGCCTTCATTTCCCGGTTCAACGGGTATCCGGCGACTGGCTTCGCCGTGTCGCTCGCTACGGGCGCCAACGCGCTGGATACAGCCGAGCGCGTGAAGTCCGCCGTCGAGGCGATGTCCGGCAATTTTCCGGAAGACATGGAATATGCGTTTCCGGTTGACACCACCCCCTTCATCGAAACCTCGATCCACGAAGTCCAGAAGACCCTGTTCGAAGCCATCGGGCTCGTCTTTATCGTCATCTTCGTATTCCTGCAGAGTTTCCGCGCCTCTTTCATCCCGCTGATCGCCGTACCTGTGGTTCTGCTCGGGACGTTCGCCGTCCTGCTCATAATGGGCATGTCCATCAATACGCTCACCATGTTCGCCATGGTGCTCGCCATTGGCCTCCTGGTCGATGACGCCATTGTGGTGGTCGAAAACGTCGAACGGGTGATGTCTCAGGACAAGCTGCCACCGCGAGAGGCGACCGTCCGGTCGATGGAGCAGATTACCGGCGCACTCGTCGGCATCGCTGTTGTGCTTTCGGCCGTCTTCATTCCGATGGCCTTCTTCCCGGGATCGGCAGGCGTGATCTACCGTCAGTTCTCGGTGACGATCGTTTCGGCGATGACTCTGTCAGTGCTGGTAGCGATTATCCTTTCCCCTGCCCTGTGCGCAACGATCCTCAAGCCGAGCCATGGTGAGGCTCATCCGCTGATGGCGGCCCCGGCACGTATTTTCAATAACGGGTTCGACAAGCTCTCCCAGGCCTATGAGGCCGTCGTCACGCGGGCCCTGCGCCGCAAGTCGGTCATGCTGGTCGGATTTACCGCAATCATCATCCTGACAGGGTTCGCCTTCATCCGCTTGCCCGCATCCTTCCTGCCGGATGAGGACCAGGGCAGCTACTTCACGCTCGCCCAGTTGCCGGCCAATGCCAGCCTCGAGCGGACAGCAGATGTCATGCAGGAAGTTGTCGACTATTATCAGACGAATGAAGGCGACAACGTCAGAGGTATTTTCGCGCTTGCCGGTTTCAGCTTCGCGGGACAGGGCCAGAACAACGGGATCGCCTTCGCAGCGCTGAAGGACTGGTCTGAACGGCCCGGCAAGGAAAACTCCGTGCAGGCAATTGTCGGGCGCGCGATGGGCGCACTGTCCCAGATCGAAGAAGCGCAGGTGTTCGCCATCTCGCCTCCCGCGATTCGCGAACTCGGAAACTCCAGCGGTTTCGACATGTTCCTGCAGAATGACGGACGTTACACCCACGAAGAGTTCATGAATATCCGTAACCAATTGCTGGGCATGGCGAGCCAGGATCCGCGGCTGACCGGCGTTCGTCCGAACGGTCTGGAAGACGGCCCGCAGTTCAACATTGATCTGGACTACCAGAAAGCTCAGGCGCTCGGCGTATCCATTTCGGACGCGACCAACCTGCTGTCCGTCGCTTTCGGCGGCACCTATGTAAACGACTTTATTGACCGTGGACGCATCAAGCGGGTTTATGTGCAGGGCGCTGCAGAGGACCGGATGCAACCGGACGATGTCAGTGACTGGTTTGTCCGGACAAACACCGGACAAATGGCCCCATTGGGTGAAATTGCCAGCACGAACTGGACTTACGGCCCACCGCAACTGCAGCGCTTTGACGGTGTCCCGGCTTTCAACATCCAGGGATCCGCAGCACCGGGACAAAGCTCTGGTGTTGCCATGGTGGCGATGGAGGAGCTGGTTTCGAAACTCCCGGAAGGCATCGGATATGCGTGGAGCGGTCTCAGCCGCCAGGAACGTGAATCAGGCAATCAGGCCATGGCCCTCTACGGCATCTCGGTTCTGTTTGTCTTCCTCTGTCTCGCAGCCCTGTACGAAAGCTGGACGGTTCCAATCTCGGTCCTGCTTGTTGCCCCGCTGGGTGTTGCCGGCGCCGTTGCTGGCGCCAGCTTTGCAGGTCTCTCCAATGACGTCTTCTTCCAGGTCGGCTTGTTGACCACTGTTGGGCTTGCTTCGAAAAACGCGATCCTGATCATCGAATTCGCCCGCTCTCTGGAGCAACAGGGCAAGGAACTGGTCGAGGCATCGATTGAAGCCGTGCGCTTGCGGATACGCCCGGTCCTGATGACGTCATTCGCCTTTGGCTTCGGTGTCCTGCCACTCGCGCTCAGCACGGGCGCCGGGGCAGCGGGCCGGAATGCCATCGGCATCATCGTGCTGGGAGGCGTGATTGCAGCCATGACATTCAGTCTGCTGTTTGCGCCGGTGTTCTATGTGATCGTCCGCAAACTCACCAATCGCTTTTCCGGCCCCGACAAACAAGCGGAGACCCCCGCATGA
- a CDS encoding efflux RND transporter periplasmic adaptor subunit has protein sequence MQTAKKSMPALLLATAIVLAACGGETAGQQATAPPAPVVQTMTVRLTDVPNVIELSGRARAYAEAEIRPQVTGIISERLFKEGDTVKKGQALYQIDAAEYSAAVRSAEAALTRAEATAAVARETAARFERLASINAVSQQEYDQAVASASQADADIGIQKAALDRARIDLARTKISSPIEGRIGRSSVTQGALVTQNQTEPLARVLQTNPIYVDLTVSSARLLSWRQQIADGEIATTDQNTVPVDIILGDGTPYPQAGDLEFSEVNVEESAGTVAVRVVVPNPEDMILPGMFVRAKFIAGYYENVATLPQSVVSRTPTGDATVMVVDKDGTVRQRRITVEQNTDNTWTVLSGLNAGEQVATANLQSIRDGMKVQPEPASEQTSAAKETRGGSK, from the coding sequence ATGCAGACCGCCAAGAAGAGCATGCCAGCCCTCTTGCTCGCCACGGCCATCGTGCTCGCCGCTTGCGGTGGTGAGACGGCCGGGCAGCAAGCGACCGCACCTCCCGCACCCGTCGTCCAGACCATGACGGTCCGCCTGACCGACGTGCCGAATGTGATTGAATTGTCCGGACGTGCCCGCGCCTATGCCGAAGCGGAGATCCGTCCGCAGGTCACCGGCATCATCAGCGAGCGCCTGTTCAAGGAAGGCGACACAGTCAAGAAGGGCCAGGCGCTATACCAGATAGACGCCGCTGAATATTCTGCCGCTGTTCGTAGTGCCGAAGCCGCCCTGACGCGCGCCGAGGCCACCGCTGCCGTTGCCCGCGAAACGGCTGCACGTTTCGAACGGCTGGCCAGCATCAATGCCGTCAGCCAACAGGAATACGATCAGGCCGTCGCATCTGCCAGCCAGGCGGATGCCGACATCGGTATTCAGAAAGCCGCCCTCGACCGCGCGCGCATTGATCTGGCACGCACCAAGATCTCTTCCCCGATCGAAGGGCGTATCGGCCGCTCGTCCGTTACACAGGGTGCCCTTGTGACTCAGAACCAGACTGAACCACTCGCCCGCGTCCTGCAGACCAACCCGATCTATGTCGACCTGACCGTGTCCAGCGCACGCCTCCTGAGCTGGCGCCAACAGATTGCCGACGGCGAAATCGCAACCACCGACCAGAACACGGTCCCCGTCGACATCATTCTGGGCGACGGAACCCCCTACCCCCAGGCAGGCGACCTCGAATTCAGCGAAGTGAATGTTGAAGAAAGTGCAGGCACCGTGGCCGTGCGGGTTGTCGTTCCCAATCCCGAAGACATGATACTGCCGGGCATGTTCGTCCGGGCCAAGTTCATCGCCGGTTATTATGAGAACGTGGCGACCCTGCCTCAGTCCGTTGTTTCCCGCACGCCCACTGGCGATGCCACCGTCATGGTTGTGGATAAGGACGGAACGGTCCGGCAGAGACGGATCACGGTTGAGCAGAATACTGACAACACCTGGACGGTTCTGAGTGGCCTGAATGCCGGAGAACAGGTCGCGACAGCGAACCTGCAATCCATCCGCGACGGCATGAAGGTTCAGCCTGAACCCGCCAGCGAGCAGACCTCCGCCGCGAAAGAGACGCGCGGCGGATCGAAATAA